A single window of Salvia splendens isolate huo1 chromosome 8, SspV2, whole genome shotgun sequence DNA harbors:
- the LOC121743745 gene encoding WRKY transcription factor 22-like isoform X2, with product MEDDWDLHAVVRSCSTSTTAASSQNPTSLESFTLSKDPFEDLHQLIWKQQIPPISPFSVLQELSSSHQVLQQTQPKQEITQISPKKQHIFSIVNASKRSTTRSKKRKHQSKKVCHVPAESVSADVWSWRKYGQKPIKGSPYPSTLKGCMARKQVERNKSDPGKFIITYTGDHSHPVPTHRNSLAGSTRSKPDSKKPEESEVDIDDDDFFSGLDDLGGDRLPAAEG from the exons ATGGAGGATGACTGGGACCTTCACGCCGTGGTCAGAAGCTGCTCGACCTCCACTACCGCCGCCTCCTCCCAAAACCCCACCAGTTTGGAGAGCTTTACTTTGTCCAAAGATCCGTTTGAAGATTTGCATCAGCTAATTTGGAAACAACAAATTCCACCGATTTCTCCCTTCTCTGTTTTGCAAGAACTATCATCGTCTCACCAAGTTCTACAGCAAACTCAGCCCAAGCAGGAAATCACACAAATTTCCCCCAAAAAACAACACATTTTTTCCATCGTGAACGCCTCAAAACGCAGCACCACAAGGTCCAAAAAAAG GAAACATCAGTCGAAGAAGGTGTGCCATGTCCCGGCAGAGAGCGTGTCTGCCGACGTATGGTCATGGCGAAAATACGGCCAAAAGCCAATCAAGGGATCCCCATATCCAAG CACATTAAAAGGGTGTATGGCAAGGAAGCAAGTGGAGCGGAACAAATCCGACCCGGGAAAATTCATCATCACTTACACCGGCGACCACAGCCACCCCGTCCCCACTCACCGGAATTCCCTCGCCGGCAGCACCCGCAGCAAGCCCGACTCTAAGAAGCCGGAGGAATCTGAGGTGGACATCGATGATGACGATTTTTTCTCCGGATTGGACGATTTGGGTGGGGATCGCTTGCCGGCGGCGGAGGGGTAA
- the LOC121743745 gene encoding WRKY transcription factor 22-like isoform X1, protein MEDDWDLHAVVRSCSTSTTAASSQNPTSLESFTLSKDPFEDLHQLIWKQQIPPISPFSVLQELSSSHQVLQQTQPKQEITQISPKKQHIFSIVNASKRSTTRSKKRKHQSKKVCHVPAESVSADVWSWRKYGQKPIKGSPYPRGYYKCSTLKGCMARKQVERNKSDPGKFIITYTGDHSHPVPTHRNSLAGSTRSKPDSKKPEESEVDIDDDDFFSGLDDLGGDRLPAAEG, encoded by the exons ATGGAGGATGACTGGGACCTTCACGCCGTGGTCAGAAGCTGCTCGACCTCCACTACCGCCGCCTCCTCCCAAAACCCCACCAGTTTGGAGAGCTTTACTTTGTCCAAAGATCCGTTTGAAGATTTGCATCAGCTAATTTGGAAACAACAAATTCCACCGATTTCTCCCTTCTCTGTTTTGCAAGAACTATCATCGTCTCACCAAGTTCTACAGCAAACTCAGCCCAAGCAGGAAATCACACAAATTTCCCCCAAAAAACAACACATTTTTTCCATCGTGAACGCCTCAAAACGCAGCACCACAAGGTCCAAAAAAAG GAAACATCAGTCGAAGAAGGTGTGCCATGTCCCGGCAGAGAGCGTGTCTGCCGACGTATGGTCATGGCGAAAATACGGCCAAAAGCCAATCAAGGGATCCCCATATCCAAG GGGTTATTACAAATGCAGCACATTAAAAGGGTGTATGGCAAGGAAGCAAGTGGAGCGGAACAAATCCGACCCGGGAAAATTCATCATCACTTACACCGGCGACCACAGCCACCCCGTCCCCACTCACCGGAATTCCCTCGCCGGCAGCACCCGCAGCAAGCCCGACTCTAAGAAGCCGGAGGAATCTGAGGTGGACATCGATGATGACGATTTTTTCTCCGGATTGGACGATTTGGGTGGGGATCGCTTGCCGGCGGCGGAGGGGTAA